A genome region from Natronosalvus rutilus includes the following:
- a CDS encoding 2'-5' RNA ligase family protein, which translates to MYSVNVPVPGRVRALAADLYPSLVGFDTVRDDHSLLLKRLGDAPQVDRLQHRAHRALEGAPAVEAAITGIDYFADPPLGSAPVVYLAVESPGLEQIHRDLAEVFDPVEELEGPDYVPHVTLARGGDLETARRLADREIDQVTWTVSELEFFDGQYRLPVSRISLPA; encoded by the coding sequence GTGTACAGCGTCAACGTCCCCGTTCCCGGCCGCGTTCGGGCGCTCGCGGCCGACCTCTATCCATCGCTGGTCGGCTTCGACACCGTGCGGGACGACCACTCCCTCCTGCTCAAGCGTCTCGGCGACGCCCCCCAGGTCGACCGCCTCCAGCACCGTGCCCACCGCGCCCTGGAGGGCGCTCCCGCGGTCGAGGCCGCGATCACCGGCATCGACTACTTCGCCGATCCGCCACTGGGCTCGGCGCCCGTGGTCTACCTCGCCGTCGAGAGCCCCGGCCTCGAGCAGATTCACCGCGACCTCGCCGAGGTATTCGACCCCGTGGAGGAACTCGAGGGGCCCGATTACGTTCCGCACGTAACGTTAGCCAGGGGTGGTGACCTCGAGACCGCCCGCCGGCTCGCCGACCGCGAGATTGACCAGGTTACGTGGACGGTGAGCGAACTCGAGTTCTTCGACGGCCAGTATCGCCTGCCAGTGAGTCGGATTTCGTTGCCAGCTTAA
- a CDS encoding helix-turn-helix transcriptional regulator, protein MDAREHRALLGVLVVLGCLCAGFPSIAVADGGDLEAEAGARLGLDGSTDAGMAAGSVSDATVLTDPSVESLESTALQEDPNETDDANDTGDANESDDTGGNAANETGNESAITGATPPGYDELTIEVTVHENGSATWALEYRYRLDGEENATDRWESVRSTIEAENETYLENVEANWSERVDAAATETGRDMTASGYRVSLEETSTPQETGYVRVQFLWEEFANVQLNHRIQIGDAFGHLELDDRTQLIVTWPADFRAQTIEPFPNDRREQAAIWNGDETDFLEDEPFVELMVQTSESPPREADDQSPLPLSWLAALGLLVLATVAAVGWLALRNGDSTDFPIGSWREQPETEPSEPESTPRRQQPTPPDALLSNEERVIRLLEQHGGRMKQQEVVSTLEWTEAKTSQVVSGLREEGTIEAFRIGRENVLTLADDSEPSNGDVATNESEP, encoded by the coding sequence ATGGATGCGAGGGAGCACCGGGCGCTCCTCGGAGTGCTCGTCGTGCTCGGGTGTCTGTGCGCGGGATTTCCATCGATCGCTGTCGCCGACGGCGGCGACCTCGAGGCCGAAGCGGGTGCACGTCTCGGCCTGGACGGTTCGACTGACGCCGGGATGGCAGCTGGATCGGTGAGCGATGCGACCGTTCTAACGGACCCGTCGGTGGAGTCGCTCGAGAGTACTGCTCTCCAGGAGGACCCCAACGAGACGGACGACGCGAACGACACCGGAGACGCCAACGAGAGCGACGATACGGGTGGGAACGCGGCCAACGAGACGGGTAACGAGAGCGCGATTACGGGGGCGACGCCGCCCGGGTACGACGAACTCACGATCGAGGTGACGGTCCACGAGAACGGATCGGCCACCTGGGCCCTCGAGTACCGGTACCGACTCGACGGCGAGGAAAACGCCACCGACCGCTGGGAGTCGGTCCGGTCGACGATCGAGGCGGAAAACGAGACGTACCTCGAGAACGTCGAGGCCAACTGGTCCGAGCGGGTCGACGCCGCCGCCACGGAGACGGGCCGGGACATGACCGCAAGCGGCTACCGCGTCTCGCTCGAGGAGACGTCGACCCCCCAGGAAACCGGCTACGTCCGCGTCCAGTTCCTGTGGGAGGAGTTCGCGAACGTCCAACTCAACCATCGGATTCAGATCGGCGACGCCTTCGGCCACCTCGAACTCGACGACCGCACGCAGTTGATCGTCACCTGGCCGGCGGACTTCCGCGCCCAGACGATCGAACCCTTCCCCAACGACCGGCGCGAGCAGGCGGCGATCTGGAACGGCGACGAGACGGACTTCCTCGAGGACGAACCGTTCGTCGAACTCATGGTGCAGACTTCGGAGTCGCCACCACGCGAAGCGGACGACCAGTCGCCCCTCCCGTTGTCCTGGCTGGCGGCCCTCGGACTCCTCGTCCTCGCGACCGTGGCTGCGGTGGGTTGGCTCGCCCTGCGGAACGGTGATTCCACTGACTTCCCGATCGGGTCCTGGCGGGAGCAACCCGAGACGGAACCGTCCGAACCGGAGTCGACGCCTCGACGCCAGCAGCCGACGCCGCCGGACGCGTTACTCAGCAACGAAGAGCGCGTCATCCGGCTGCTCGAGCAACATGGCGGCCGGATGAAACAACAGGAGGTAGTCTCGACGCTCGAGTGGACCGAGGCGAAGACCAGTCAGGTCGTCAGCGGCCTCCGCGAAGAGGGGACGATCGAGGCGTTCCGGATCGGTCGGGAGAACGTGTTGACGCTCGCCGACGACTCCGAACCGTCGAACGGCGACGTCGCAACGAACGAATCGGAGCCCTGA
- a CDS encoding argininosuccinate synthase — MTRVALAFSGGLDTTICVPLLEEEYGYDDVIGVTVDVGQPASEFAEAKETAEALGLEHYVVDARAEFAQLCLEGVRANATYQGYPLGTALARPVIASKILEVAEEHGCTGIAHGCTGKGNDQLRFEAVWRDSDLEVIAPIRELGLTRTWEQEYAAEKGLPVEGGNEGDWSIDTNLWSRSVEGDKLEDPSYVPPEDIYEWTQEPTGETELIEIEFEEGYPVAVDGEAMDPVALIEHLNEVAGAHGVGRTDVMEDRMLGLKVRENYEHPAATTLLNAHESLEGLVLTQEERQFKQQVDQQWAQKGYEGLVDAPLVSALEGFIAETQKRVTGTVTIKFEGGQARPVARDSEYAAYSAAHASFDTETVGKIDQEDATGVAKYHGFQRRLANKSLEGEGESLEMATDGGANETTDE; from the coding sequence ATGACACGCGTTGCACTCGCGTTCTCGGGCGGACTGGACACGACCATCTGCGTCCCGCTGCTCGAGGAAGAATACGGATACGACGACGTCATCGGCGTCACGGTCGACGTCGGTCAGCCCGCTTCGGAGTTCGCCGAAGCCAAAGAAACCGCCGAGGCCCTCGGCCTCGAGCACTACGTCGTCGACGCGCGAGCGGAATTCGCCCAACTCTGTCTCGAGGGCGTTCGCGCGAACGCGACCTACCAGGGCTACCCGCTCGGAACCGCACTCGCCCGCCCCGTGATCGCCTCGAAGATCCTCGAGGTCGCCGAGGAACACGGCTGTACGGGCATCGCTCACGGCTGTACCGGCAAGGGGAACGATCAGCTCCGGTTCGAGGCCGTCTGGCGCGACTCGGACCTCGAGGTCATCGCGCCCATCCGTGAACTGGGACTCACGCGCACGTGGGAACAGGAGTACGCCGCTGAGAAGGGCCTGCCCGTCGAGGGCGGCAACGAGGGCGACTGGTCGATCGACACCAACCTCTGGAGTCGCTCGGTTGAGGGCGACAAACTCGAGGATCCCAGCTACGTCCCACCCGAAGACATCTACGAGTGGACCCAGGAGCCCACCGGTGAGACCGAACTGATCGAGATCGAGTTCGAGGAAGGCTACCCCGTCGCCGTCGATGGCGAGGCGATGGACCCCGTAGCCCTCATCGAGCACCTCAACGAGGTTGCCGGCGCCCATGGCGTCGGCCGCACGGACGTGATGGAAGACCGCATGCTCGGGCTCAAGGTCAGGGAGAACTACGAACACCCCGCGGCGACGACACTGCTCAACGCCCACGAGTCCCTCGAGGGCCTCGTCCTGACCCAGGAGGAGCGTCAGTTCAAACAGCAAGTCGACCAGCAATGGGCCCAGAAGGGCTACGAGGGCCTGGTCGACGCTCCGCTCGTGAGCGCGCTCGAGGGCTTCATCGCCGAGACGCAGAAGCGCGTCACGGGCACGGTGACGATCAAGTTCGAGGGCGGCCAGGCCCGCCCCGTCGCCCGCGACAGCGAGTACGCGGCGTACTCGGCGGCCCACGCCTCCTTCGACACCGAGACCGTCGGCAAGATCGACCAGGAGGACGCGACGGGCGTCGCGAAGTACCACGGTTTCCAGCGCCGCCTGGCCAACAAGTCGCTCGAAGGCGAGGGCGAGAGCCTCGAGATGGCGACCGACGGCGGGGCCAACGAGACGACCGACGAGTGA
- the argH gene encoding argininosuccinate lyase codes for MTGEDSLQDDTDAPRSSSTDESDAGSVVRRDRFSGGPARGFLSSLAADERIFEADLAVDRAHVVMLAECGVVDDDTAGDILRALDAIEVDGHATLPDGEDVHEAIETAVIDGVGADGGKMHTARSRNDEVAACIRYRLREDVLEALEATLALREALAAVASEHVETTMPGYTHLQPAQPTTVAHWALSYEGAIRRDTERLLEAYARINASPLGGAAFAGTTFDIDRERTAELLGFDSVIENSMDASSSRDFLLETVQALSTLSTTLSGLAEDVILFANRGFVDLSDDYSSTSSIMPQKKNPDTLELVRAVAGDAAAGVQGLTTTLKGLPRAYNRDLQRATPHAWSTVDAVLEATRVAAGAVATAEWNEDALAAGAGAGFSTATGVADLLAANGVPFRTAHEIVAIAAENGADYAAIESAAEDVLGEPLENYADSGAVESALDPAASVASRDSTGGPAPDAVESQFESARDALESHEVAVGDLETALETAHDELRSEVMTYA; via the coding sequence ATGACCGGAGAGGATTCCCTGCAGGACGACACCGACGCGCCCCGCTCGAGTTCGACTGACGAGAGCGACGCCGGCAGCGTCGTCCGCCGTGACCGCTTCAGCGGCGGTCCCGCACGCGGATTCCTCTCCTCGCTGGCGGCCGACGAGCGTATCTTCGAAGCGGACCTCGCGGTCGACCGTGCGCACGTCGTGATGCTCGCCGAGTGCGGAGTCGTCGACGACGACACCGCGGGCGACATTCTGCGCGCGCTCGACGCCATCGAGGTCGACGGGCACGCGACCCTCCCCGACGGCGAGGACGTCCACGAGGCCATCGAGACGGCCGTCATCGACGGGGTTGGAGCAGACGGCGGGAAGATGCACACCGCCCGTAGCCGCAACGATGAGGTCGCCGCGTGCATCCGCTACCGCCTCCGTGAGGACGTCCTCGAGGCGCTCGAGGCGACGCTCGCGCTGCGCGAGGCGCTCGCAGCGGTCGCGAGCGAGCACGTCGAGACGACGATGCCCGGTTACACCCACCTCCAGCCCGCCCAGCCGACGACCGTCGCCCACTGGGCGCTGTCCTACGAGGGAGCGATTCGTCGCGACACCGAACGCCTGCTCGAGGCCTACGCGCGGATCAACGCCTCGCCGCTGGGCGGGGCCGCGTTCGCGGGGACGACCTTCGATATTGACCGCGAGCGGACGGCCGAGTTGCTCGGGTTCGACAGCGTGATCGAGAACTCGATGGACGCGTCCTCGAGCCGGGACTTCCTGCTCGAGACTGTCCAGGCGCTGTCGACGCTGTCGACGACGCTGTCGGGGCTGGCCGAGGACGTGATCCTCTTCGCCAACCGCGGCTTCGTCGACCTCTCGGACGATTACTCCTCGACGTCGTCGATCATGCCCCAGAAGAAGAACCCAGACACGCTCGAACTCGTTCGCGCGGTCGCGGGCGATGCAGCCGCCGGGGTGCAGGGCCTGACGACGACGCTCAAGGGACTCCCACGCGCATACAACCGCGACCTCCAGCGGGCCACCCCGCACGCGTGGTCGACGGTCGACGCCGTCCTCGAGGCGACGCGCGTGGCGGCCGGCGCGGTTGCCACTGCCGAGTGGAACGAGGACGCCCTCGCCGCGGGGGCAGGAGCCGGCTTCTCGACGGCGACCGGCGTCGCGGACCTGCTGGCCGCGAACGGGGTGCCGTTCCGGACGGCCCACGAGATCGTGGCCATCGCCGCCGAGAACGGGGCCGACTACGCGGCCATCGAGTCCGCCGCCGAGGACGTACTCGGCGAACCGCTCGAGAACTACGCCGATTCCGGGGCAGTCGAGTCGGCACTCGACCCTGCGGCGAGCGTGGCCAGTCGCGACTCGACGGGTGGGCCAGCGCCCGACGCCGTCGAGTCCCAGTTCGAGTCCGCTCGTGACGCGCTCGAGAGCCACGAAGTGGCCGTAGGCGACCTCGAGACCGCTCTCGAGACGGCCCACGACGAGCTACGGTCCGAGGTGATGACGTATGCGTGA
- the lysW gene encoding lysine biosynthesis protein LysW: MTECVECGADLTLHDDLEVGEIVDCTTCGAELEVIDTEPPVLERAPELEEDWGE, translated from the coding sequence ATGACAGAATGCGTCGAGTGTGGGGCGGACCTGACCCTGCACGACGATCTGGAAGTCGGAGAAATCGTCGACTGTACCACCTGCGGAGCCGAACTCGAAGTCATCGACACCGAGCCGCCAGTCCTCGAGCGAGCCCCCGAGCTCGAAGAGGACTGGGGTGAGTGA
- the lysX gene encoding lysine biosynthesis protein LysX — MTLHIGILYSRIRKDEKLLLNELRERGHEVEKIDVRKETFDVAEASETFADLDLVVDRCLATSRSLYATRFCEAYGVPVVNSNETAEICADKVKNSLALESAGVPTPATKVAFTKESALEAIESFGYPCVLKPVVGSWGRLMAKIDSRDAAEAILEHKATLGHYEHKVFYVQEFVAKPGRDMRVLAVDGEPVAAMVRSSDHWLTNAAKGATTEPFELDDEALELVAKASDAVGGGLLGIDLMETGDSYTVHEVNHTVEFKALNDAVDVDVPGTVVDWLEAKAEATTEEDGANDTELEVTL, encoded by the coding sequence GTGACCTTGCATATAGGAATCCTCTACTCCCGGATCCGCAAGGACGAGAAGCTCCTCCTCAACGAGCTCCGCGAGCGCGGCCACGAGGTCGAAAAGATCGACGTGCGCAAGGAGACCTTCGACGTCGCCGAGGCCAGCGAGACCTTCGCGGACCTCGACCTCGTCGTCGACCGCTGTCTCGCCACCAGCAGGAGCCTCTACGCCACGCGCTTCTGTGAGGCCTACGGGGTCCCTGTGGTCAACAGCAACGAGACGGCCGAAATCTGCGCCGACAAGGTCAAGAACAGTCTCGCGCTCGAGTCCGCGGGCGTCCCCACGCCTGCGACGAAGGTCGCGTTCACCAAAGAGAGCGCCCTCGAGGCCATCGAGAGCTTCGGCTACCCTTGCGTCCTCAAGCCCGTCGTGGGCTCGTGGGGGCGCCTGATGGCCAAGATCGACTCCCGTGACGCCGCGGAAGCGATCCTCGAGCACAAGGCAACCCTGGGGCACTACGAGCACAAGGTGTTCTACGTCCAGGAGTTCGTCGCAAAGCCCGGTCGCGACATGCGCGTGCTGGCCGTCGACGGCGAACCCGTGGCGGCGATGGTTCGCTCCTCGGACCACTGGCTCACCAACGCGGCCAAGGGCGCCACGACCGAGCCCTTCGAGCTGGACGACGAGGCGCTCGAGTTGGTCGCAAAGGCCAGCGACGCCGTCGGCGGGGGTCTGCTGGGTATCGACCTCATGGAAACTGGTGATTCGTACACCGTCCACGAGGTCAATCACACCGTCGAGTTCAAGGCGCTCAACGACGCCGTCGACGTGGATGTCCCCGGGACCGTGGTCGACTGGCTCGAGGCGAAGGCCGAGGCCACGACCGAGGAGGACGGGGCAAACGACACCGAACTCGAGGTGACGCTGTGA
- the argC gene encoding N-acetyl-gamma-glutamyl-phosphate reductase, whose protein sequence is MATGAQAADDATATDAETVTASVVGGTGFTGGELLRLLAGHPNFEIQQATSRSAAGKSVGSKHPPLRGSDLRFSDPEDLESVDVLFTATPHGVSMGQIDEYLDVADTVVDLSADFRLESEEQYDEWYDGHTSPEYLERAEYALPEINRENLAGADLVAGGGCNATATILGLYPLFEHGLLEGGEQIVVDVKVGSSEGGAGGGEASSHPERSGVVRPYAPTGHRHEAEIEQFLGTSVAFTCHAVDMVRGASATSHVFPSGPVSKGDLWNAYRETYEDEPFVRMAAGGSGVYRYPEPKAVAGTNIAEVGFELDPSNKRIVVFSAIDNMMKGSAGQAVHAANIALGLEETAGLEFTGLHPVGAP, encoded by the coding sequence ATGGCCACGGGCGCACAAGCCGCGGACGACGCGACGGCGACCGACGCCGAGACCGTCACCGCCTCCGTCGTCGGCGGCACCGGCTTCACGGGCGGGGAACTCCTCCGCCTGCTCGCCGGCCACCCGAATTTCGAGATCCAGCAGGCCACGAGCCGCTCCGCGGCGGGAAAGAGCGTCGGCTCGAAGCACCCGCCTCTGCGCGGGAGCGACCTGCGATTCAGCGACCCCGAGGACCTCGAGTCCGTCGACGTGCTCTTCACAGCGACGCCACACGGCGTCTCGATGGGCCAGATCGACGAGTACCTCGACGTCGCGGACACCGTGGTCGACCTCTCGGCGGACTTCCGCCTCGAGAGCGAGGAACAGTACGACGAGTGGTACGACGGGCACACGAGTCCAGAGTACCTCGAGCGCGCGGAGTACGCCCTCCCCGAGATCAACCGCGAGAACCTCGCTGGCGCCGACTTGGTCGCTGGCGGGGGCTGTAACGCCACCGCCACGATCCTGGGACTGTACCCCCTGTTCGAGCACGGTCTCCTCGAGGGGGGAGAGCAGATCGTCGTCGACGTGAAAGTCGGCTCCTCGGAAGGCGGCGCCGGCGGCGGCGAGGCGTCCTCCCACCCCGAACGTTCGGGTGTCGTCCGCCCCTACGCGCCGACGGGTCACCGCCACGAGGCCGAGATCGAGCAGTTCCTCGGCACCTCGGTGGCGTTCACCTGCCACGCGGTGGACATGGTTCGCGGCGCGAGCGCGACGAGTCACGTCTTCCCCTCGGGCCCGGTCTCGAAGGGCGACCTCTGGAACGCCTACCGCGAAACCTACGAGGACGAACCGTTCGTCCGCATGGCCGCCGGCGGCTCGGGCGTCTACCGCTACCCCGAACCCAAAGCGGTCGCGGGGACGAACATCGCCGAGGTCGGCTTCGAGCTCGACCCCTCGAACAAACGGATCGTGGTCTTCTCGGCCATCGACAACATGATGAAGGGCTCGGCCGGACAGGCCGTCCACGCCGCGAATATCGCACTGGGGCTCGAAGAGACGGCCGGACTCGAGTTTACGGGATTGCATCCCGTGGGGGCGCCCTGA
- a CDS encoding acetylglutamate/acetylaminoadipate kinase codes for MTIVVKIGGARAVDPAEALADVAHLVANGEQVVVVHGGSTAVDETLEELGEEPTYVETPSGVVGRFTDERTMDVFKMVMPGKLNTDLVEALQNEGVDAVGLSGVDGQLLSGKRKSAVRVQEDGKKKIKRGDHSGTIEDVNAGLLETLLAGGYVPVVGGPVLGAEKDGGCTAVNADADRTAAAVAGALEADLVLLTDVSGIYADPEDESTKIDEATDEESFAAVEDAAEGFMTKKVMAAKEALETGASSVVVADANANDPVSNAIAGHGTTITPGALGLGLNGETDDDDADEKAALEVTNQ; via the coding sequence ATGACAATAGTAGTGAAGATCGGCGGCGCTCGAGCCGTCGACCCCGCGGAAGCCCTGGCGGACGTAGCTCACCTCGTAGCCAACGGCGAGCAGGTCGTCGTCGTTCACGGCGGCTCGACGGCGGTCGACGAGACACTCGAGGAACTGGGCGAGGAGCCCACCTACGTCGAGACTCCCAGCGGCGTCGTCGGGCGGTTCACCGACGAGCGCACTATGGACGTGTTCAAGATGGTCATGCCCGGGAAGCTCAACACCGACCTCGTCGAGGCCCTGCAGAACGAGGGCGTCGACGCGGTCGGCCTTTCGGGCGTCGACGGCCAGCTCCTCTCGGGGAAGCGGAAGTCGGCCGTCCGCGTCCAGGAGGACGGCAAGAAGAAGATCAAGCGCGGCGATCATTCCGGGACCATCGAGGACGTCAATGCGGGCCTCCTCGAGACCCTGCTCGCGGGCGGGTACGTCCCCGTCGTGGGCGGACCCGTCCTCGGCGCCGAGAAGGACGGCGGTTGCACCGCGGTCAACGCCGACGCCGACCGCACGGCCGCGGCCGTCGCGGGGGCGCTCGAGGCCGACCTCGTGCTCCTGACGGACGTCTCGGGGATCTACGCCGATCCCGAAGATGAGTCGACAAAGATCGATGAGGCGACGGACGAAGAGTCGTTCGCGGCTGTCGAGGACGCCGCCGAGGGCTTCATGACGAAGAAGGTCATGGCCGCGAAAGAGGCCCTCGAGACCGGCGCGAGTTCGGTCGTGGTCGCGGATGCGAACGCGAACGATCCCGTCTCGAATGCCATCGCGGGTCACGGGACGACGATCACCCCTGGCGCGCTGGGCCTGGGGCTCAATGGCGAAACTGACGATGACGACGCGGACGAGAAGGCGGCGCTCGAGGTGACCAACCAATGA
- a CDS encoding aspartate aminotransferase family protein translates to MSGFVFSEKPISIASGEGAFLTSEDGTDYLDLGASYACTPTGHCHPQVVEAIQEQAGELLYVQGSYPVKSRTDLHTRLAALAPGDLENVWLCNSGTEANEAALKFARSATGGTKIVAAKRAFHGRTAGTLSATWKPKYRKPFEPLLQDVEFVTYGDADELSDAVDDDTAAVILEPIQGEGGIHPAPAGYLEAAREVTEATGTALIFDEIQTGLGRTGTTWACQNEAIGSPVEPDILTTAKGLASGLPLGATLCADWIAENAGPHGSTFSGNPLVCAAANATIDVLVDEDLATNAAEVGDALKAELEASDVSLRDVRGEGLMLGLEVKRGANRVLRDLALEHQILALPAGRSVVRLLPPLVLEREHAAQVVDALSAILTPTAEQ, encoded by the coding sequence ATGAGCGGGTTCGTCTTCTCCGAGAAACCCATCTCGATCGCCTCGGGCGAGGGCGCGTTCCTCACCAGCGAGGACGGCACCGACTACCTCGACCTCGGCGCGAGCTACGCCTGCACGCCGACGGGTCACTGCCACCCGCAGGTAGTCGAGGCGATCCAGGAGCAGGCGGGCGAGTTGCTCTACGTCCAGGGTTCGTACCCGGTCAAGTCCCGGACCGACCTCCACACCAGGCTGGCCGCGCTCGCCCCCGGCGACCTCGAGAACGTCTGGCTCTGCAATTCAGGTACCGAGGCTAACGAGGCGGCGCTGAAGTTCGCCCGGAGCGCGACCGGCGGGACGAAGATCGTCGCCGCGAAGCGCGCCTTCCACGGCCGGACGGCGGGGACGCTCTCGGCGACGTGGAAACCGAAGTACAGGAAGCCCTTCGAGCCGCTGCTCCAAGACGTCGAGTTCGTCACCTACGGGGACGCAGACGAGTTATCTGACGCCGTCGACGACGACACCGCCGCGGTGATCCTCGAGCCGATCCAGGGCGAGGGCGGCATCCACCCCGCGCCGGCGGGCTACCTCGAGGCGGCCCGCGAGGTCACTGAGGCGACGGGGACGGCACTGATCTTCGACGAGATCCAGACGGGACTCGGCCGGACCGGGACGACGTGGGCCTGCCAGAACGAGGCCATCGGCAGCCCCGTCGAGCCCGACATCCTCACGACCGCGAAAGGGCTCGCCAGTGGGCTTCCGCTCGGGGCGACGCTGTGTGCCGACTGGATCGCCGAAAACGCCGGTCCCCACGGGTCGACGTTTTCGGGGAACCCGCTCGTCTGCGCAGCCGCGAATGCCACCATCGACGTCCTGGTCGACGAGGATTTAGCAACCAACGCCGCCGAGGTTGGCGACGCCCTGAAAGCCGAACTCGAGGCGTCCGACGTGTCCCTCCGGGACGTCCGCGGCGAGGGCCTGATGCTCGGCCTCGAAGTCAAGCGCGGGGCCAACCGCGTGCTCCGGGATCTCGCACTCGAGCATCAGATACTCGCCCTGCCGGCGGGTCGAAGCGTCGTTCGGTTGCTCCCGCCGCTGGTTCTCGAGCGCGAGCACGCAGCCCAGGTCGTCGACGCACTGTCGGCGATTCTCACACCCACGGCAGAGCAATGA
- a CDS encoding [LysW]-lysine hydrolase encodes MTQATPEMDANETDEAATAPADETDGSETSTDFESSAVTRAAARELLIDLVSTPSPSGKEDAAAKVLADFFESHDREVWIDEVGNVRAPADDAVLLTSHVDTVPGEIPVRVESASDEDVDAEVATAGEDVLWGRGSVDATGPLAAMAVAAVTTGLSFVGVVGEETDSRGARHLVADREAPGAVINGEPSGVDGITLGYRGFLAGTYVATSESGHTSRPEPNAIQQATRWWSAVEDAFEPDDYEPVFEQVTAKPVSLEGGTTEDGLSVEATLEAQLRIPPSLDADSVRETAEAALEVGTVSWKEPIPPVMESPRTEIARAFRVAIRQEGGEPRLLRKTGTSDMNLYAGAWDCPMVTYGPGDSDLDHAPDERLSLADYERSIAVLERVGNMLRGEDA; translated from the coding sequence ATGACGCAGGCCACGCCAGAGATGGACGCGAACGAAACGGACGAGGCGGCGACCGCTCCCGCCGACGAGACCGACGGAAGCGAGACGAGCACCGACTTCGAGTCGAGCGCAGTCACTCGAGCGGCGGCTCGCGAACTGCTGATCGACCTCGTCTCGACCCCGTCGCCCTCGGGCAAGGAGGACGCGGCAGCCAAAGTGCTCGCCGACTTCTTCGAGAGCCACGACCGCGAGGTCTGGATAGACGAGGTCGGCAACGTACGGGCGCCGGCCGACGATGCGGTCCTCCTGACCTCCCACGTCGACACCGTCCCGGGAGAGATTCCGGTTCGGGTCGAATCGGCGAGCGACGAGGACGTGGACGCCGAGGTCGCGACCGCAGGCGAGGATGTCCTCTGGGGCCGCGGCAGCGTTGACGCTACCGGCCCGCTGGCCGCGATGGCCGTCGCCGCCGTTACCACCGGCCTCTCCTTCGTCGGCGTCGTCGGCGAGGAGACGGACTCGCGAGGCGCGCGCCACCTCGTCGCCGACCGGGAGGCACCGGGTGCCGTGATCAACGGCGAACCCTCCGGAGTCGACGGCATCACGCTGGGCTATCGCGGCTTCCTGGCCGGCACCTACGTCGCCACCAGCGAGTCCGGTCACACCTCCCGGCCTGAACCGAACGCCATCCAGCAGGCCACTCGCTGGTGGTCGGCCGTCGAGGATGCCTTCGAGCCCGACGATTACGAACCCGTCTTCGAGCAAGTGACCGCCAAACCCGTCTCGCTCGAGGGCGGCACCACCGAGGACGGCCTCTCCGTGGAGGCGACCCTCGAGGCACAACTCCGCATCCCGCCGAGTCTCGACGCCGACAGCGTGAGAGAGACGGCGGAAGCCGCCCTCGAGGTCGGCACCGTCTCCTGGAAGGAGCCGATCCCGCCGGTGATGGAGAGTCCACGCACCGAAATCGCACGGGCGTTCCGTGTCGCGATCCGGCAGGAAGGCGGCGAGCCGAGACTCCTCCGGAAGACCGGAACGAGCGACATGAACCTCTACGCCGGCGCGTGGGACTGCCCGATGGTCACCTACGGCCCCGGCGACTCGGACCTCGATCACGCCCCCGACGAACGCCTCTCGCTCGCGGATTACGAGCGCTCGATCGCGGTCCTCGAACGCGTCGGGAACATGCTCCGGGGGGAGGACGCGTGA